A region from the Salidesulfovibrio onnuriiensis genome encodes:
- a CDS encoding efflux transporter outer membrane subunit: MRYISTSMRKSTAMFCCLLVLMAGCSPFKPSPRQEPVAALPSAYSLYSEQDRETGKWWEAFGNAELNGLVEEALSANLDIHVAWARLRQAGAAATQAGADKYPTLDLNGDYSHSSAYSSKTKKQTTSETHAIGLGAGYELDLWGRIQAGAMAGDLDYMASREDLSTSAMTVAGEVVSRWLEIQVQRQKKRILAEQVKANETYLELIELRFRNSISTALDVYQQRENLAGVKAQVPEVESEEQVLLHELALLLGKPAGSITVADADLPEVAELPGLGLPADLLANRPDVRSAGLQLASADWDVAAARANRLPSLSLTGSAEFSGTQITTIFNNWALGLVASLVGPLLDGGYRKAEVEKARAVVDEQVATYKNTVYTAFKEVEDALSQEKWQREYIAARQLQLDASRTSMREALLRYSQGLDTYLPVLSAMLSVQELEVSMIDYRKDLLLYRVELHRALGGTWTDNLKEQNADRKTAANTNESSEG; this comes from the coding sequence ATGCGATACATTTCAACATCCATGAGGAAGAGCACGGCCATGTTCTGTTGCCTGCTGGTCCTCATGGCGGGGTGCTCCCCGTTCAAGCCCTCTCCCCGGCAGGAACCCGTGGCCGCCCTTCCCTCCGCCTATTCCCTGTATTCCGAGCAGGACAGGGAAACGGGCAAATGGTGGGAGGCCTTCGGCAATGCGGAACTGAACGGCCTGGTGGAGGAAGCCCTTTCCGCCAACCTGGACATCCATGTGGCCTGGGCCCGTCTGCGCCAGGCCGGGGCCGCCGCCACCCAGGCAGGGGCCGACAAATATCCCACCCTGGACCTGAACGGGGACTATTCCCACTCCAGCGCCTACAGCAGCAAGACCAAAAAGCAGACCACCTCGGAAACCCACGCCATCGGCCTGGGAGCGGGGTATGAGCTGGACCTGTGGGGCCGCATCCAGGCGGGAGCCATGGCCGGGGACCTCGACTACATGGCCTCCCGCGAAGACCTGAGCACCTCGGCCATGACCGTTGCCGGCGAGGTGGTCTCCCGCTGGCTGGAAATCCAGGTCCAGCGCCAGAAGAAGCGCATCCTGGCCGAACAGGTCAAGGCCAACGAAACATACCTCGAACTGATCGAACTGCGGTTCCGCAATTCCATTTCCACGGCGCTGGACGTCTACCAGCAGCGCGAGAACCTGGCCGGGGTCAAGGCCCAGGTGCCCGAAGTCGAATCCGAGGAGCAGGTGCTGCTGCACGAGCTGGCCCTGCTGCTCGGCAAGCCTGCGGGCAGCATCACCGTGGCCGACGCGGACCTGCCCGAGGTGGCGGAGCTCCCCGGCCTGGGCCTGCCTGCGGACCTGCTGGCCAACCGGCCGGACGTGCGTTCCGCGGGCCTGCAACTCGCCTCCGCGGATTGGGACGTGGCCGCGGCCAGGGCCAACCGCCTGCCTTCCCTGAGCCTGACCGGCAGCGCCGAGTTCTCGGGCACCCAGATCACGACCATCTTCAACAACTGGGCGCTCGGACTGGTGGCCTCCCTGGTGGGTCCCCTGCTCGACGGAGGCTACCGCAAGGCCGAGGTGGAAAAGGCCCGGGCCGTGGTGGACGAGCAGGTCGCAACCTACAAGAACACCGTCTACACCGCCTTCAAGGAAGTGGAGGACGCCCTTTCTCAGGAAAAATGGCAGCGGGAATACATTGCCGCGCGCCAGCTGCAGCTCGATGCATCGCGGACCAGCATGCGCGAGGCGCTCCTGCGCTATTCCCAGGGCCTGGACACCTATCTTCCCGTGCTCAGCGCCATGCTCTCCGTCCAGGAGCTGGAGGTTTCCATGATCGACTATCGCAAGGACCTGCTGCTCTACCGCGTGGAACTGCACCGCGCCCTGGGCGGCACCTGGACGGATAACCTGAAAGAACAGAACGCGGACCGAAAAACCGCGGCCAATACGAACGAAAGCAGCGAGGGGTAA
- a CDS encoding efflux RND transporter periplasmic adaptor subunit: MSTIFDTIRSGLRLKVLIPAAVMVAGAVGAYAMVATAPKSQKQRPATVRPLVETQAMTPENYQVWVSAMGTVSAARQIDLKAQVTGEVKSVAPSFVPGGYFREGDTVLSIDLNDYELALEEVRAEVTEAQYNLKVEQGYQNVAGREWDLLKDSTRATEAESELALRKPHLEKAKADLKAAQAKLRQAQVDLQRTRITAPFSAMVEEKSVDIGAVVSEQESLATLVGTDEFWITASVPVDRLDWITIPYGETEGSLVRIRSGNGANASVRTGRVFKLLPSLESEGRMARVVIAVKDPLNLAGLPDVKPLLLGSYVSVEIDGGTLENVYAIPRTAYRDNGKVWLLAQDNTLDIHEAAPVWRDKGTIVFDKGFSGGETIVVSDLSAPVQGMAVQTMKNSQPNTDSEMAEASEVNDEQ; encoded by the coding sequence ATGAGCACCATATTTGATACAATCCGTTCCGGACTCCGTCTCAAGGTCCTGATTCCGGCCGCCGTCATGGTGGCAGGCGCGGTCGGCGCATACGCCATGGTCGCCACGGCCCCCAAGAGCCAGAAGCAGCGCCCCGCAACGGTGCGCCCGCTGGTGGAGACCCAAGCCATGACGCCGGAGAACTACCAAGTCTGGGTTTCGGCCATGGGCACGGTTTCCGCCGCCCGGCAGATCGACCTCAAGGCCCAGGTCACCGGCGAAGTGAAGTCCGTGGCCCCCTCCTTTGTACCCGGCGGATACTTCCGGGAAGGCGACACTGTCCTGAGCATCGACCTCAACGACTATGAACTGGCACTGGAGGAGGTGCGGGCCGAAGTGACCGAGGCCCAGTACAACCTCAAGGTGGAACAGGGCTACCAGAACGTGGCCGGCCGCGAATGGGACCTGCTCAAGGACTCCACCAGGGCCACGGAGGCGGAATCCGAGCTGGCCCTGCGCAAGCCGCACCTGGAAAAGGCCAAGGCAGACCTCAAGGCCGCCCAGGCCAAGCTGCGCCAGGCCCAGGTGGACCTGCAGCGCACCCGGATCACGGCCCCCTTCTCCGCCATGGTCGAGGAAAAAAGCGTGGACATCGGAGCCGTCGTGTCCGAGCAGGAATCCCTGGCGACCCTGGTGGGCACGGATGAATTCTGGATCACGGCCTCGGTGCCCGTGGACCGTCTGGACTGGATCACCATTCCCTACGGCGAAACCGAGGGATCGCTGGTGCGCATCCGCAGCGGCAACGGCGCCAACGCTTCCGTGCGCACCGGCAGGGTGTTCAAGCTCCTGCCCTCCCTGGAAAGCGAGGGACGCATGGCCCGGGTGGTCATTGCCGTGAAGGATCCCCTCAACCTTGCCGGGCTCCCGGACGTCAAGCCGCTGCTGCTCGGCAGCTACGTCTCCGTGGAGATCGACGGCGGCACCCTGGAAAACGTCTATGCCATTCCCAGGACCGCCTACCGCGACAACGGCAAGGTCTGGCTCCTGGCCCAGGACAATACCCTGGACATCCACGAGGCCGCCCCGGTCTGGCGCGACAAGGGCACCATCGTCTTTGACAAGGGTTTCTCCGGCGGCGAAACCATCGTCGTCTCCGATCTTTCCGCTCCCGTGCAGGGCATGGCCGTCCAGACCATGAAGAACTCGCAGCCAAATACCGATTCCGAGATGGCCGAGGCCTCGGAGGTGAACGATGAGCAATAG
- a CDS encoding response regulator translates to MDTNGPILLIDDDRKLRALIEEYLVEYGFEIHTLSSGRDALATVLKLNPSVIILDVMMPGKDGFEVLQEIRTESSAPVIMLTAKGEDTDRIVGLELGADDYMAKPFNPRELLARIKALLRRIDAIENSGRKRKKNTRIAVGGMELNVSKQTLLIEGEELELAPTEFRLLKVLMSNPDAALTRDELMDLVWDKDFSAYDRSIDVHISKLRTQLKEYPEHAKRIKTVWGTGYMFVGEA, encoded by the coding sequence ATGGATACAAACGGCCCGATTCTGCTTATCGACGACGACAGGAAGCTCCGCGCCCTCATCGAGGAGTACCTCGTGGAGTACGGATTCGAGATCCACACGCTTTCCTCGGGCAGGGACGCCCTGGCGACCGTGCTGAAGCTGAACCCCAGCGTGATCATTCTGGACGTGATGATGCCGGGCAAGGACGGCTTCGAGGTGCTGCAGGAGATCCGGACGGAATCCTCCGCGCCGGTCATCATGCTCACGGCCAAGGGAGAGGATACGGACCGCATCGTGGGGCTGGAGCTGGGGGCCGACGACTACATGGCCAAGCCCTTCAATCCCCGGGAGCTGCTGGCGCGCATCAAGGCCCTGCTGCGGCGCATCGACGCCATCGAGAACAGCGGGCGCAAGCGTAAAAAGAACACCAGGATCGCGGTGGGCGGCATGGAGCTCAACGTTTCCAAGCAGACCCTGCTCATCGAGGGCGAGGAGCTGGAGCTGGCCCCCACGGAATTTCGCCTGCTCAAGGTGCTCATGAGCAATCCGGACGCGGCCCTGACCCGTGACGAGCTCATGGACCTGGTCTGGGACAAGGATTTTTCCGCCTATGACCGCAGCATCGACGTGCACATCAGCAAGCTGCGTACCCAGCTCAAGGAGTATCCCGAGCATGCGAAACGCATCAAGACCGTGTGGGGCACGGGCTACATGTTCGTGGGGGAAGCATGA
- a CDS encoding efflux RND transporter permease subunit has protein sequence MSNSSQQERKGPIAWMAGNSVAANLLMVVLLVGGLAMGLHIKQEVFPEFSEDTVSVSVSYPGASPEEVEQGIVLAIEEAVMGLDGVKEVTSTASEGSASVTIEALESANLQKLAQDVKTEVDRISSFPEEAEDPVVSEMSRTRQVLSVMIYGNQEDTVLRALAEDLRSELIADPGVTQVELNEVSDLQISIEIPQEKLRAYNLTLEEVAQRLEEASVDVPGGGIKADSGEILVRMKERRDYGRDFARTPIVTGSDGTQVLLEDIATIIDGFEDEDIITTYNGQPSIRVDVYRIGDQTPMSVAESVRNTLAGFQERLPENVSATILNDMSEVYGQRMDLLLNNAYLGLALVFVFLALFLEPRLAFWVAMGIPVSFLGSFLILPTLGVSINMISMFAFLIALGIVVDDAIVVGENVFSMRQQGMPPLRAAIEGAKRIAMPVTFSVLTNIVAFMPLLFIPGTMGKIFWSIPVVVMSVFAVSLIESLFVLPAHLAHLKEGRQSGLMHWISGYQQRVANGLLGFIRNTYRPLLDWTMQWRYATVAVGIALLALTGAYVASGRQGFTLMPKVESDFAYLQVELPYGSPASKSEAVRDRFLAAANRVIETNGGDRLVEGIDSKIGGAGRDISGSHVVKIQVYLTAADIRPISTDEFVRLWRQEAGEIAGLETISFSSDKGGPGAGDALEFELSHSDVTTLEAAAADLAESLALYPGVKDVDDGFSPGKEQLDFKITPAGNSLGLTAQEVASQVRAAYYGTEVLRQQRGRNEVKVVVRRPENERVSEYDLEELMIKTPDGMDVPLREVVTIKRGRAYTAIKRRDGRRVLSVTADVNPRSQATQVMTTVLAEALPTIKSRYPGLGCVMQGMQADMTESTTSLMTGLLMAMLGIYALLAIPFKSYLQPVIIMVCIPFGAVGAVLGHILMGYSLSIMSLLGIVALSGVVVNDSLVFIDFANEQRGKGHCAHDAVLEAGTARFRPIMLTTLTTFSGLAPMILETSRQARFLIPMALSLGFGILFATVITLVLVPSLYMILEDVKQLLGKKSGQASPALLEEQRHEA, from the coding sequence ATGAGCAATAGCAGCCAACAGGAAAGAAAAGGCCCCATCGCCTGGATGGCGGGCAACTCGGTGGCAGCCAACCTGCTCATGGTGGTGCTGCTGGTGGGCGGTCTGGCCATGGGCCTGCACATCAAGCAGGAGGTCTTCCCCGAATTCTCCGAGGATACCGTGTCCGTGTCCGTGTCCTATCCCGGGGCCAGCCCCGAGGAAGTGGAACAGGGCATCGTGCTGGCCATCGAAGAGGCCGTGATGGGGCTCGACGGGGTCAAGGAAGTGACCTCCACGGCATCGGAAGGATCCGCCTCGGTGACCATCGAGGCCCTGGAGAGCGCGAACCTCCAGAAACTCGCCCAGGACGTGAAGACCGAGGTGGACCGCATCTCCTCCTTCCCGGAGGAGGCCGAGGACCCGGTCGTTTCCGAGATGTCCCGCACGCGCCAGGTGCTTTCGGTCATGATCTACGGCAACCAGGAGGACACGGTCCTGCGCGCGCTGGCCGAGGACCTGCGCAGCGAACTCATCGCCGACCCCGGAGTGACCCAGGTGGAGCTCAACGAGGTCAGCGACCTGCAGATCTCCATTGAAATCCCCCAGGAAAAACTGCGCGCCTACAACCTCACCCTGGAAGAGGTGGCCCAGCGCCTTGAAGAGGCCTCCGTGGACGTGCCCGGCGGCGGCATCAAGGCGGATTCCGGCGAAATTCTGGTGCGCATGAAGGAACGGCGTGACTACGGCCGCGACTTCGCGCGCACCCCCATCGTCACGGGCAGCGACGGCACCCAGGTGCTGCTGGAGGATATCGCCACCATCATCGACGGCTTCGAGGACGAGGACATCATCACCACCTACAACGGCCAGCCCTCCATCCGCGTCGACGTCTACCGCATCGGCGACCAGACGCCCATGTCCGTGGCCGAATCGGTCCGCAACACCCTGGCGGGCTTCCAGGAGCGGCTGCCGGAGAACGTCTCCGCCACCATCCTCAACGACATGTCCGAGGTCTACGGCCAGCGCATGGACCTGCTGCTGAACAACGCCTACCTGGGCCTGGCCCTGGTGTTCGTGTTCCTGGCCCTGTTCCTGGAGCCGCGCCTGGCCTTCTGGGTGGCCATGGGCATTCCCGTCTCCTTCCTGGGGTCGTTCCTCATCCTGCCCACCCTGGGCGTGAGCATCAACATGATCAGCATGTTCGCCTTCCTCATCGCCCTGGGGATCGTGGTGGACGACGCCATCGTGGTGGGGGAAAACGTCTTCTCCATGCGCCAGCAGGGCATGCCGCCGCTCCGGGCGGCCATCGAGGGGGCAAAACGCATCGCAATGCCCGTGACCTTCAGCGTGCTGACCAACATCGTGGCCTTCATGCCCCTGCTGTTCATCCCCGGCACCATGGGCAAGATCTTCTGGTCCATTCCGGTGGTGGTCATGAGCGTATTCGCCGTCTCGCTCATCGAGAGCCTGTTCGTGCTGCCCGCGCACCTGGCCCACCTCAAGGAGGGCCGCCAAAGCGGGCTCATGCACTGGATTTCCGGCTACCAGCAGCGCGTGGCCAACGGGCTGCTGGGCTTCATCCGCAACACCTACCGCCCCCTGCTGGACTGGACCATGCAGTGGCGCTACGCCACGGTGGCGGTGGGGATCGCCCTGCTGGCGCTCACCGGGGCGTACGTGGCCAGCGGCAGGCAGGGGTTCACCCTCATGCCCAAGGTGGAATCCGACTTCGCCTATCTGCAGGTTGAGCTGCCCTACGGCTCCCCCGCATCCAAATCCGAGGCTGTCCGCGACCGTTTCCTGGCTGCGGCGAACCGCGTGATCGAGACCAATGGCGGCGACAGGCTCGTCGAGGGCATCGACTCCAAGATCGGCGGGGCCGGGCGCGACATTTCCGGCAGCCACGTGGTCAAGATCCAGGTCTATCTCACGGCCGCCGACATCCGCCCCATATCCACGGATGAATTCGTCCGGCTCTGGCGGCAGGAAGCGGGCGAGATCGCCGGTCTGGAAACCATATCCTTTTCCTCGGACAAGGGCGGTCCCGGAGCGGGCGACGCCCTGGAATTCGAATTGAGCCATTCGGACGTGACCACCCTGGAGGCGGCCGCGGCCGACCTCGCCGAATCCCTGGCCCTGTACCCCGGGGTCAAGGACGTGGACGACGGTTTCTCCCCCGGCAAGGAACAGCTCGACTTCAAGATCACCCCGGCGGGCAACAGCCTCGGGCTGACCGCCCAGGAAGTGGCCAGCCAGGTGCGCGCGGCCTATTACGGAACGGAAGTGCTCCGCCAGCAGCGCGGCCGTAACGAGGTCAAGGTGGTGGTGCGCCGCCCGGAAAACGAGCGCGTCTCGGAATACGATCTCGAGGAACTGATGATCAAGACGCCGGACGGCATGGACGTGCCCCTGCGGGAGGTGGTCACCATCAAACGCGGCCGGGCCTACACGGCCATCAAGCGGCGGGACGGACGCCGGGTGCTCTCGGTCACAGCGGACGTGAATCCCCGCAGCCAGGCCACCCAGGTCATGACCACGGTGCTGGCCGAGGCCCTGCCGACCATCAAGTCCCGGTACCCCGGGCTGGGCTGCGTCATGCAGGGGATGCAGGCGGACATGACTGAATCCACCACCAGCCTGATGACCGGCCTGCTCATGGCCATGCTGGGCATCTACGCACTGCTGGCCATCCCCTTCAAGAGCTACCTGCAGCCGGTCATCATCATGGTCTGCATCCCGTTCGGGGCGGTGGGGGCCGTGCTGGGCCACATCCTCATGGGCTACAGCCTGAGCATCATGAGCCTGCTGGGCATCGTGGCCCTGTCCGGGGTGGTGGTCAACGACTCGCTGGTGTTCATCGACTTCGCCAACGAACAGCGCGGCAAGGGCCACTGCGCCCACGACGCGGTGCTGGAAGCGGGAACGGCGCGATTCCGGCCCATCATGTTGACCACCCTGACCACCTTCAGCGGCCTGGCCCCCATGATCCTGGAGACCTCCCGGCAGGCGCGATTCCTGATCCCCATGGCGCTGTCCCTGGGCTTTGGCATCCTCTTCGCCACGGTCATCACCCTTGTCCTGGTGCCGTCGCTGTACATGATCCTGGAGGACGTCAAGCAACTGCTGGGCAAAAAGTCCGGACAGGCATCCCCGGCCCTCCTGGAAGAACAGCGCCACGAAGCCTAG
- the ruvC gene encoding crossover junction endodeoxyribonuclease RuvC, producing MKNSADTSNGVTVIGLDPGSRVTGYGIVTETSGQVTLVATGTVRTPVKQSMAIRLGVIFRELSQLIAEHAPAEAAIENVFVSKNVMSALKLGQARGAAMAACASAGMDVAEYEPTYVKKNLVGVGNAPKSQVAYMVAHTLGIRNPGWAEDASDALAVAICHLNERRLRKLTGQK from the coding sequence ATGAAGAACAGTGCGGACACTTCAAACGGCGTGACGGTCATTGGCCTGGACCCGGGCTCCCGGGTCACGGGCTACGGCATCGTCACGGAAACCTCGGGCCAGGTCACCCTGGTGGCCACGGGCACGGTCCGCACCCCGGTCAAGCAAAGCATGGCCATCCGGCTGGGCGTGATCTTCAGGGAGCTGAGCCAGCTCATTGCGGAGCACGCCCCGGCCGAGGCGGCCATTGAAAACGTCTTCGTGTCCAAGAACGTCATGTCCGCGCTCAAGCTCGGGCAGGCGCGCGGGGCGGCCATGGCCGCCTGCGCATCCGCGGGCATGGACGTGGCCGAATACGAGCCCACCTACGTGAAGAAGAATCTCGTGGGCGTGGGCAACGCGCCCAAGTCGCAGGTGGCCTACATGGTCGCCCATACCCTGGGCATCCGCAATCCCGGCTGGGCCGAGGACGCCTCCGACGCCCTGGCCGTGGCCATCTGCCATCTCAACGAGCGCAGGCTCAGGAAACTCACGGGGCAGAAATGA
- the ruvB gene encoding Holliday junction branch migration DNA helicase RuvB encodes MSKCTLPDDTIRPKRLADFIGQDDLRANLDVFIRAARENGRPLDHTLFYGNPGLGKTTLARIMSSELGVNLVSTSGPVLERSGDLAAILTNLEEGDILFIDEIHRMPATVEEVLYPAMEDFQIDLVIGSGPGARTVKIDLAPFTLVGATTRLGLLTSPLRDRFGCVFRIDFYTPEELGRIVQRAARILDVEVSEEGAFTIGKRSRGTPRIANRLLRRVRDYAHVHGNGDIDMDLAEMALDRLDVDPYGLDYMDRKILHLMIENFAGGPVGVKTLAAACSEEVRTIEDIYEPYLIQCGFLKRTPRGRVATPKAYKHLKMRIEDGDQRNLLNDF; translated from the coding sequence ATGAGCAAGTGCACCCTTCCTGACGACACCATCCGGCCCAAACGTCTTGCCGACTTCATCGGCCAGGACGACCTGCGCGCCAACCTGGACGTGTTCATCCGCGCGGCCAGGGAAAACGGCCGTCCCCTGGACCATACGCTTTTCTACGGCAACCCCGGCCTGGGCAAGACCACCCTGGCCCGGATCATGTCCTCGGAGCTGGGCGTGAACCTTGTCTCCACCTCCGGCCCGGTGCTGGAGCGCTCCGGCGATCTGGCCGCCATCCTCACCAATCTCGAGGAAGGCGACATCCTGTTCATCGACGAGATCCACCGCATGCCGGCCACCGTGGAAGAGGTGCTTTACCCGGCCATGGAGGATTTCCAGATCGACCTGGTCATCGGCTCCGGGCCCGGCGCGCGCACCGTGAAGATCGACCTTGCCCCGTTCACGCTCGTGGGGGCCACCACCCGTCTGGGCCTGCTGACCTCGCCCCTGCGTGACCGGTTCGGCTGCGTGTTCCGCATCGATTTCTACACCCCCGAGGAACTGGGCCGCATTGTCCAGCGCGCCGCGCGCATCCTGGACGTGGAGGTCTCGGAAGAGGGGGCCTTCACCATCGGCAAGCGTTCGCGCGGCACTCCGCGCATCGCCAACCGCCTGCTGCGCCGCGTGCGCGACTACGCCCACGTGCACGGCAACGGCGACATCGACATGGACCTGGCCGAGATGGCCCTGGACCGGCTCGACGTGGATCCTTACGGCCTGGACTACATGGACCGCAAGATCCTGCATCTCATGATCGAGAATTTTGCGGGCGGCCCCGTGGGCGTGAAGACCCTGGCCGCGGCCTGCTCCGAAGAGGTGCGCACCATCGAGGACATCTACGAGCCGTACCTGATCCAGTGCGGCTTCCTGAAGCGCACCCCGCGCGGCCGCGTGGCCACCCCCAAGGCGTACAAGCATCTCAAGATGCGCATTGAGGACGGGGACCAGCGCAACCTGCTCAACGATTTCTAG
- a CDS encoding RlmE family RNA methyltransferase — MKKYQDHYFKRAKKDNYAARSVYKLQEIDKRFKIFRQGQTVIDLGAAPGSWTQWAARKVGPKGRVLGVDLQSTVTVFEENVTFMQEDVFSDSPELLAAMEPLLPFDLVISDMAPKTTGVKFADQANSLELCEKAFEIAAKHLKKGGHFVVKNFEGPDTKAYIDSLRPYFDSVKVFKPKSSRAESKETFIVGLGFKGVEG, encoded by the coding sequence ATGAAGAAGTATCAGGATCATTATTTCAAACGGGCCAAAAAGGACAACTATGCGGCTCGTTCGGTCTACAAACTCCAGGAAATCGACAAAAGATTCAAGATCTTTCGGCAGGGCCAGACCGTCATCGACCTGGGCGCTGCCCCAGGCTCGTGGACCCAGTGGGCGGCCAGGAAGGTCGGCCCCAAGGGCCGGGTGCTGGGCGTGGACCTGCAGAGCACGGTAACCGTGTTCGAGGAAAACGTCACCTTCATGCAGGAGGACGTGTTCTCGGATTCCCCCGAGCTGCTGGCGGCCATGGAGCCGCTGCTGCCGTTCGACCTGGTCATCAGTGATATGGCTCCCAAGACCACCGGAGTCAAGTTTGCCGACCAGGCCAACAGCCTGGAGTTGTGTGAGAAAGCGTTCGAAATAGCCGCCAAGCATCTCAAGAAGGGCGGCCATTTCGTGGTCAAGAATTTCGAGGGGCCGGATACCAAGGCCTATATCGATTCCCTTCGCCCGTACTTCGATTCCGTCAAGGTCTTCAAGCCCAAGAGCTCGCGGGCCGAAAGCAAGGAGACCTTCATTGTCGGACTTGGCTTTAAGGGCGTTGAAGGGTAA
- a CDS encoding YebC/PmpR family DNA-binding transcriptional regulator — MAGHSKWANIQHRKGRQDAKKAKFFTKAAKDIILAAKAGGGNPDDNSSLRLAIQKAKAVNLPKDKIENAIKKGTGEIAGGDIIEVVYEGYAPGGVAVLIEAATDNRNRTVAEIRHLLGKNGGNMGEAGSVSWMFNKKGVILLNEEQYSEEQVMEVGLEAGAEDILHEDGMFAVHCAPTDYMAVQSAFEEAGMEYESSEMSQIPENMIEVDVETGRKVMKLIDAIEENEDVQNVHVNADFPDELLEELAG, encoded by the coding sequence ATGGCTGGACATAGCAAATGGGCTAACATTCAACACCGCAAGGGTCGTCAGGACGCCAAGAAGGCGAAATTTTTCACCAAGGCCGCAAAGGACATCATCCTCGCCGCGAAAGCCGGCGGCGGCAACCCGGACGACAACTCATCCCTGCGCCTGGCCATTCAGAAGGCCAAGGCAGTGAACCTGCCCAAGGACAAGATCGAAAACGCCATCAAGAAGGGCACCGGCGAAATCGCCGGCGGCGACATCATCGAAGTGGTGTACGAAGGCTACGCCCCGGGCGGCGTCGCCGTGCTCATCGAAGCCGCCACCGACAACCGGAACCGCACCGTGGCCGAAATCCGCCATCTGCTGGGCAAGAACGGCGGGAACATGGGCGAGGCCGGTTCCGTGTCCTGGATGTTCAACAAGAAGGGCGTGATTCTTCTCAACGAGGAACAGTACTCCGAGGAACAGGTCATGGAAGTGGGCCTGGAAGCCGGCGCAGAGGACATTCTCCACGAAGACGGCATGTTTGCCGTGCACTGCGCCCCGACCGATTACATGGCCGTGCAGTCCGCCTTCGAGGAAGCGGGCATGGAATACGAATCCTCCGAGATGTCCCAGATCCCCGAGAATATGATCGAGGTGGATGTGGAGACCGGCCGCAAGGTCATGAAGCTCATCGACGCCATCGAGGAGAACGAGGACGTGCAGAACGTGCATGTCAATGCCGACTTCCCGGACGAACTCCTGGAGGAACTCGCTGGCTAG
- the ruvA gene encoding Holliday junction branch migration protein RuvA, whose amino-acid sequence MIAYLEGRVLEVTEAGLILLTPGGVGYEVAAPVSVLSKLPGKGQEVQLYIHTAVAEKAIDLYGFLTFEDLEVFRTLISIDKLGPKKAMAILGQFDADHLREIAFREDADTLATVPGIGPKSARQILWNLKDKVDKLATARLKAAPAKGGRADRRQGPQGEYFDALAGLKNLGYSEEEARPLLKDIFDEEPEIDAATAIRGALKKIAAART is encoded by the coding sequence ATGATCGCATATCTCGAAGGACGGGTTCTCGAAGTCACCGAAGCGGGCCTTATCCTGCTCACGCCCGGCGGCGTGGGCTACGAGGTCGCCGCGCCCGTGTCCGTGCTTTCCAAGCTGCCGGGCAAGGGCCAGGAGGTGCAGCTCTACATCCACACGGCCGTGGCCGAAAAGGCCATCGACCTGTACGGCTTCCTGACCTTCGAGGACCTGGAGGTCTTCCGCACCCTCATTTCCATCGACAAGCTCGGCCCCAAGAAGGCCATGGCCATCCTGGGCCAGTTCGACGCCGACCACCTGCGCGAGATCGCCTTCCGCGAGGACGCCGACACCCTGGCCACCGTGCCCGGCATCGGCCCCAAGTCCGCCCGCCAGATCCTCTGGAATCTCAAGGACAAGGTGGACAAGCTGGCCACCGCCCGGCTCAAGGCCGCCCCGGCCAAGGGCGGCAGGGCGGACAGGCGTCAGGGGCCGCAAGGCGAATATTTCGACGCCCTTGCAGGGCTCAAGAACCTCGGGTATTCCGAAGAGGAGGCCCGGCCCCTGCTCAAGGACATCTTCGACGAGGAGCCGGAAATTGACGCCGCCACGGCCATCCGTGGGGCTCTCAAGAAAATCGCGGCGGCCCGTACATGA